From Chryseobacterium shandongense, the proteins below share one genomic window:
- a CDS encoding phosphatase PAP2 family protein, with amino-acid sequence MEEIIQEDKKVFLFLNNLGSSSFDQFWTLISSTWIWVPLYIIFCYFLYKNFKLRSFVFILIFVAIAVTISDQLAGVFKHGIERLRPCHDPSLRDHMRIVKCGGQFGFYSAHASNTFFLAAYLSILLKNKIKWFPYAIFVWAAVISYSRIYLGVHFPIDILVGAFVGTLLGVIFAALARKVINKQNITS; translated from the coding sequence ATGGAGGAGATCATTCAGGAAGATAAAAAGGTTTTTTTATTTCTTAATAATTTAGGAAGCTCATCTTTTGACCAGTTTTGGACATTGATTTCAAGCACATGGATCTGGGTTCCGCTTTATATTATCTTCTGCTATTTTCTGTATAAAAATTTCAAATTAAGATCATTTGTTTTTATTCTAATATTTGTTGCTATTGCGGTTACCATATCTGATCAGCTTGCCGGTGTTTTCAAACATGGTATAGAACGACTGAGACCGTGTCATGATCCTTCTTTACGTGATCATATGAGGATTGTAAAATGTGGTGGACAGTTCGGATTTTACTCTGCACACGCTTCCAATACATTCTTTTTGGCAGCTTATTTAAGTATTTTGTTAAAAAATAAGATTAAATGGTTTCCTTATGCTATATTTGTGTGGGCTGCCGTTATATCATACAGCCGCATTTATTTAGGAGTGCATTTCCCGATAGATATTTTGGTGGGGGCTTTTGTTGGAACTTTATTGGGAGTGATATTTGCTGCACTCGCAAGAAAAGTGATCAATAAACAAAATATAACCTCATGA
- a CDS encoding Sec-independent protein translocase subunit TatA/TatB — protein MELSIGEMALIAVAIVVLFGPDKLPQIARDLGAGVRKMRGAVEDIKTEIMKETDNPVSEIKREIEKVKDAAKDYNPMKDVQSDILADSKPSNEPPKPIPSDDETYEGPVSR, from the coding sequence ATGGAACTAAGCATTGGAGAAATGGCACTGATTGCCGTTGCGATCGTAGTATTATTCGGACCGGATAAGCTTCCCCAAATTGCCCGTGATCTGGGGGCAGGGGTGAGAAAGATGCGCGGTGCCGTGGAAGATATCAAAACAGAGATCATGAAAGAGACAGATAATCCCGTTTCTGAGATCAAGCGTGAGATTGAAAAGGTAAAAGATGCCGCAAAAGATTATAATCCCATGAAAGATGTTCAAAGCGATATCCTAGCCGATTCCAAGCCTTCAAATGAACCTCCGAAACCTATACCTTCGGATGATGAAACCTATGAAGGACCTGTAAGCAGATAA
- a CDS encoding TCR/Tet family MFS transporter produces MENSRKKAAMSFIFITLLIDITGWGIIIPVVPKLIEELIQSDISEAAKYGGWLGFAYAFTQFIFSPVVGNLSDKFGRRPIILISLFGFAIDYVLLALAPTILWLFIGRIIAGITGASVTTASAYIADISTDEDRAKNFGLIGAAFGLGFIIGPVLGGLLGHYGARVPFYAAAGLCLLNFLYGYFILPESLDKAKRREFNWKRANPIGSFKFLSKHPEISGLIVSLILIYIAGHAVQSNWSFFTMYTFNWDEKMVGISLGVVGLLVGLVQGGLIRWTTPKLGEQKSIYYGLILYAIGMLLFAFATQGWMMFIFLIPYCLGGICGPALQSVITKNVPSNEQGELQGALTSLMSATAIIGPPMMTNLFYFFTHDEAPFKFSGAPFFLAFILMAVSVVITYINFQKKGIRKEKL; encoded by the coding sequence ATGGAAAACTCAAGGAAAAAAGCTGCAATGAGCTTTATATTTATTACGCTGCTCATTGATATTACGGGATGGGGAATTATCATTCCTGTAGTTCCCAAGCTTATTGAGGAACTGATTCAAAGTGATATCAGCGAAGCTGCAAAATATGGAGGCTGGCTTGGATTTGCTTATGCATTCACACAATTTATTTTTTCACCGGTAGTGGGTAATCTCAGCGATAAATTCGGGAGAAGGCCAATTATCCTCATTTCTCTTTTTGGATTTGCCATAGATTATGTTTTACTTGCTCTCGCGCCTACCATCCTATGGCTTTTTATCGGGAGAATTATTGCAGGAATTACAGGAGCGAGTGTTACCACCGCAAGTGCCTATATTGCCGATATTTCTACGGATGAAGACCGGGCTAAGAATTTCGGGCTTATTGGAGCTGCTTTTGGGCTCGGGTTTATCATCGGACCTGTCTTAGGAGGACTGCTAGGACATTATGGAGCACGGGTGCCGTTTTATGCAGCGGCAGGACTATGCCTTTTAAATTTCCTCTACGGGTATTTTATTCTTCCGGAAAGTCTTGATAAAGCGAAAAGAAGGGAATTTAACTGGAAGCGGGCTAATCCTATTGGTTCTTTTAAATTCTTAAGTAAGCATCCTGAAATTTCAGGCTTAATCGTTTCTTTAATTTTAATTTATATTGCCGGACACGCCGTTCAGAGCAATTGGAGCTTCTTTACGATGTATACATTCAACTGGGATGAGAAAATGGTTGGAATCTCTCTGGGAGTTGTGGGTTTGCTTGTAGGATTGGTTCAGGGCGGACTGATAAGATGGACAACCCCAAAGCTTGGTGAGCAAAAAAGCATCTACTACGGATTAATACTGTATGCAATCGGAATGCTGTTGTTTGCATTTGCTACACAGGGATGGATGATGTTTATTTTTTTAATTCCATATTGTTTAGGAGGGATCTGCGGACCGGCACTTCAATCGGTGATCACAAAAAACGTGCCTTCTAACGAGCAGGGAGAGCTTCAGGGAGCGCTTACCAGTCTCATGAGTGCAACTGCGATTATAGGTCCACCTATGATGACGAACTTATTTTACTTCTTTACGCACGATGAAGCACCATTTAAATTTTCAGGAGCACCTTTTTTCCTTGCTTTTATCTTAATGGCCGTAAGTGTAGTTATTACCTATATCAATTTTCAGAAGAAAGGTATAAGAAAAGAAAAACTCTAA